The Streptomyces sp. Alt3 genome has a segment encoding these proteins:
- a CDS encoding response regulator transcription factor has translation MTIRVLLADDQALLRATFRILIESDPGMTVVAEAADGREAVDLTLEHGPDVVLMDIRMPGTDGLAATTDICSRPELAATRVLILTTFENDQNVAEALRAGASGFLGKDVGADVLLTGIRTVAAGESLLSPTATRALITRFLATPQDSPLAPPEGLAALTDREREVMALAAHGMSNTDIADRLVVSPLTVRSHIQRAMNKLHARDRAQLVVVAYQSGLVQPRPYGG, from the coding sequence ATGACCATCCGCGTCCTGCTCGCCGACGACCAGGCCCTGCTGCGGGCCACCTTCCGCATCCTCATCGAGTCGGACCCCGGCATGACCGTGGTCGCCGAGGCCGCCGACGGCCGGGAGGCGGTCGACCTGACCCTCGAACACGGTCCGGACGTGGTCCTCATGGACATCCGCATGCCGGGCACCGACGGGCTGGCCGCCACCACCGACATCTGCTCCCGGCCGGAACTGGCGGCCACCCGCGTCCTGATCCTCACCACCTTCGAGAACGACCAGAACGTCGCCGAGGCCCTGCGCGCCGGTGCCAGCGGGTTCCTCGGCAAGGACGTCGGGGCGGACGTCCTGCTGACCGGCATCCGTACCGTGGCCGCGGGCGAGTCCCTGCTCTCCCCCACGGCGACCCGCGCGCTCATCACCCGCTTCCTCGCCACCCCCCAGGACTCCCCGCTCGCCCCGCCCGAGGGTCTCGCCGCCCTCACGGACCGCGAACGCGAGGTCATGGCCCTGGCGGCCCACGGCATGTCCAACACCGACATCGCCGACCGGCTCGTGGTCAGCCCGCTGACGGTCCGCAGCCACATCCAGCGCGCCATGAACAAGCTCCACGCCCGCGACCGCGCCCAGCTCGTCGTCGTCGCCTACCAGAGCGGGCTGGTCCAGCCCCGCCCCTACGGCGGCTGA